One genomic segment of Gasterosteus aculeatus chromosome 6, fGasAcu3.hap1.1, whole genome shotgun sequence includes these proteins:
- the lrit2 gene encoding leucine-rich repeat, immunoglobulin-like domain and transmembrane domain-containing protein 2 isoform X2: MDIICNLLVIALLNIQSFETYPQCLRGCSCVEDRHGRSLICMEESAFGAIPGNLPDDLNKIRIEKSHFTEIPRGAFSQTPALENLWLNFNDITLINSKGLQGLRNLTELRLQGNKLRSVPWTAFEDTPALKILDLKHNQLDVLPEHALKFLPDLTYLDLSFNRLTVISKEVFQNWPLYQKLQNTEEREGPAFGPNVVLALHDNAWVCDCRLKGFVEFIRSLSPPIILMNSYLTCSGPDFREGKFFHEVELQACVKPVVNTPSPNISLPLGANLTLRCFAKAQPNPAVWWTYGLKIIKGFRESQERVDDNTIRSLLEIPSLRATDRGVYTCTAVNFIGNSSVSVLLDVNSPDGSQSSVLSDKPAAPAASDENVYISIRIAKQTVRGITIEWHAALERPTETWFTIHFGSAGNDKKETIFIGPGINSYSVSDLMPATKYEMCVTLKNQAPHNGQCIVFVTGSDITEMEQREKLIHIVVIVLAMVLAVPIGMYACTTDTKCACLEGIIESWKNRRRERNSPGMERERQGTFDSLQAASDEGLVNKDSSEDRKAAEFVAKM; this comes from the exons ATGGACATAATTTGTAACCTGCTAGTTATTGCTTTGCTTAACATCCAGTCCTTTGAAACGTATCCTCAATGTTTACGTGGGTGCAGCTGCGTAGAAGACCGCCATGGAAG GTCGCTCATTTGCATGGAGGAGAGTGCGTTTGGGGCCATACCAGGGAACCTCCCAGATGATTTGAACAAAATACGAATAGAAAAATCTCACTTCACTGAGATACCCAGGGGGGCGTTCTCACAGACGCCCGCCTTGGAAAACCTGTGGTTGAACTTCAATGATATTACATTGATCAACTCAAAGGGCCTGCAGGGTTTGAGGAACTTAACCGAGCTCCGCCTGCAAGGGAACAAGCTCCGCTCAGTGCCATGGACAGCGTTCGAAGACACGCCGGCCCTGAAGATCCTGGACCTGAAGCACAATCAGCTGGACGTCCTTCCGGAGCATGCCTTAAAATTTTTGCCAGATCTGACTTACTTGGACTTATCCTTCAATCGGCTTACAGTCATATCTAAGGAGGTTTTCCAAAATTGGCCGCTCTACCAAAAACTCCAGAACACGGAGGAGCGGGAGGGGCCCGCTTTCGGGCCGAACGTCGTCCTGGCGCTCCACGACAACGCGTGGGTCTGCGACTGCCGCCTGAAAGGCTTCGTGGAGTTCATCAGGTCCCTGAGCCCCCCTATTATACTGATGAACTCCTACTTGACCTGCTCCGGGCCGGACTTCAGGGAAGGCAAGTTCTTCCACGAGGTAGAGCTGCAGGCGTGCGTGAAGCCTGTGGTCAACACCCCGTCACCCAACATCAGCCTGCCTCTGGGCGCAAACCTCACCCTGCGCTGCTTCGCTAAGGCCCAGCCAAACCCTGCGGTGTGGTGGACATATGGTCTGAAGATAATCAAAGGATTTCGTG AGTCCCAGGAAAGGGTGGATGATAACACCATCAGATCCCTGCTGGAGATTCCCTCTCTGCGTGCTACTGACCGTGGCGTCTACACCTGCACTGCCGTCAACTTCATTGGAAACTCTTCTGTCAGCGTCCTGCTGGACGTCAACTCGCCTGACGGCTCCCAGTCATCAGTCCTCTCTGACAAACCGGCTGCACCTGCTGCCAGTGATGAAAACGTCTACATAAGCATCCGCATTGCCAAACAGACAGTGCGTGGTATCACCATTGAGTGGCACGCCGCTTTGGAACGCCCCACAGAAACCTGGTTTACCATCCACTTTGGCAGCGCGGGCAATGATAAAAAAGAGACGATCTTCATCGGCCCTGGGATTAACTCTTACTCCGTCTCTGATTTGATGCCTGCTACCAAATATGAAATGTGTGTAACCCTTAAAAACCAGGCGCCGCATAATGGCCAGTGCATCGTGTTcgtaacaggaagtgacatcacagagatggaaCAGAGGGAGAAGCTGATACACATCGTGGTTATAGTTTTAGCCATGGTGTTGGCAGTCCCTATTGGCATGTATGCCTGCACCACCGACACTAAGTGTGCCTGCCTGGAGGGCATCATTGAGTCCTGGAAGAACCGGCGGAGAGAGAGGAACTCACCGGGGATGGAGCGGGAGAGGCAGGGCACCTTCGACAGCCTGCAGGCGGCCAGCGACGAGGGGCTGGTTAACAAAGATTCCAGTGAAGACAGGAAG GCTGCGGAATTTGTTGCAAAGATGTGA
- the lrit2 gene encoding leucine-rich repeat, immunoglobulin-like domain and transmembrane domain-containing protein 2 isoform X1 — MDIICNLLVIALLNIQSFETYPQCLRGCSCVEDRHGRSLICMEESAFGAIPGNLPDDLNKIRIEKSHFTEIPRGAFSQTPALENLWLNFNDITLINSKGLQGLRNLTELRLQGNKLRSVPWTAFEDTPALKILDLKHNQLDVLPEHALKFLPDLTYLDLSFNRLTVISKEVFQNWPLYQKLQNTEEREGPAFGPNVVLALHDNAWVCDCRLKGFVEFIRSLSPPIILMNSYLTCSGPDFREGKFFHEVELQACVKPVVNTPSPNISLPLGANLTLRCFAKAQPNPAVWWTYGLKIIKGFRESQERVDDNTIRSLLEIPSLRATDRGVYTCTAVNFIGNSSVSVLLDVNSPDGSQSSVLSDKPAAPAASDENVYISIRIAKQTVRGITIEWHAALERPTETWFTIHFGSAGNDKKETIFIGPGINSYSVSDLMPATKYEMCVTLKNQAPHNGQCIVFVTGSDITEMEQREKLIHIVVIVLAMVLAVPIGMYACTTDTKCACLEGIIESWKNRRRERNSPGMERERQGTFDSLQAASDEGLVNKDSSEDRKVRRRSEDRQHKGKADHGRQTAELY; from the exons ATGGACATAATTTGTAACCTGCTAGTTATTGCTTTGCTTAACATCCAGTCCTTTGAAACGTATCCTCAATGTTTACGTGGGTGCAGCTGCGTAGAAGACCGCCATGGAAG GTCGCTCATTTGCATGGAGGAGAGTGCGTTTGGGGCCATACCAGGGAACCTCCCAGATGATTTGAACAAAATACGAATAGAAAAATCTCACTTCACTGAGATACCCAGGGGGGCGTTCTCACAGACGCCCGCCTTGGAAAACCTGTGGTTGAACTTCAATGATATTACATTGATCAACTCAAAGGGCCTGCAGGGTTTGAGGAACTTAACCGAGCTCCGCCTGCAAGGGAACAAGCTCCGCTCAGTGCCATGGACAGCGTTCGAAGACACGCCGGCCCTGAAGATCCTGGACCTGAAGCACAATCAGCTGGACGTCCTTCCGGAGCATGCCTTAAAATTTTTGCCAGATCTGACTTACTTGGACTTATCCTTCAATCGGCTTACAGTCATATCTAAGGAGGTTTTCCAAAATTGGCCGCTCTACCAAAAACTCCAGAACACGGAGGAGCGGGAGGGGCCCGCTTTCGGGCCGAACGTCGTCCTGGCGCTCCACGACAACGCGTGGGTCTGCGACTGCCGCCTGAAAGGCTTCGTGGAGTTCATCAGGTCCCTGAGCCCCCCTATTATACTGATGAACTCCTACTTGACCTGCTCCGGGCCGGACTTCAGGGAAGGCAAGTTCTTCCACGAGGTAGAGCTGCAGGCGTGCGTGAAGCCTGTGGTCAACACCCCGTCACCCAACATCAGCCTGCCTCTGGGCGCAAACCTCACCCTGCGCTGCTTCGCTAAGGCCCAGCCAAACCCTGCGGTGTGGTGGACATATGGTCTGAAGATAATCAAAGGATTTCGTG AGTCCCAGGAAAGGGTGGATGATAACACCATCAGATCCCTGCTGGAGATTCCCTCTCTGCGTGCTACTGACCGTGGCGTCTACACCTGCACTGCCGTCAACTTCATTGGAAACTCTTCTGTCAGCGTCCTGCTGGACGTCAACTCGCCTGACGGCTCCCAGTCATCAGTCCTCTCTGACAAACCGGCTGCACCTGCTGCCAGTGATGAAAACGTCTACATAAGCATCCGCATTGCCAAACAGACAGTGCGTGGTATCACCATTGAGTGGCACGCCGCTTTGGAACGCCCCACAGAAACCTGGTTTACCATCCACTTTGGCAGCGCGGGCAATGATAAAAAAGAGACGATCTTCATCGGCCCTGGGATTAACTCTTACTCCGTCTCTGATTTGATGCCTGCTACCAAATATGAAATGTGTGTAACCCTTAAAAACCAGGCGCCGCATAATGGCCAGTGCATCGTGTTcgtaacaggaagtgacatcacagagatggaaCAGAGGGAGAAGCTGATACACATCGTGGTTATAGTTTTAGCCATGGTGTTGGCAGTCCCTATTGGCATGTATGCCTGCACCACCGACACTAAGTGTGCCTGCCTGGAGGGCATCATTGAGTCCTGGAAGAACCGGCGGAGAGAGAGGAACTCACCGGGGATGGAGCGGGAGAGGCAGGGCACCTTCGACAGCCTGCAGGCGGCCAGCGACGAGGGGCTGGTTAACAAAGATTCCAGTGAAGACAGGAAGGTGAGGAGAAGGTCGGAAGACAGACAGCATAAAGGCAAAGCCGACCACGGCAGACAAACAGCTGAACTGTACTAA
- the cdhr1a gene encoding cadherin-related family member 1a isoform X1: MMKNVRILHLPLLFVFVHPCLAYADFAPHFYDNGPYIYNGNLALFSLSEDTAVGTQIYCLNGTDPEGQDVRYGLSFDPGAKEYFRIDPKSGNITLVEQLDREKQDSIDVLVSITDGQSRVVERVTVFVMDANDEKPEFQNMPAIIDVLETIESGISIYKVEAVDKDTGSGGSVTYFLQNPQSTLFAIDRHSGVLRVRSGEMLDYEKTKTHFVTVIAKDGGGNFNGKEQFMSSSATLTINVIDVQDTPPSFIGTPYFGYVYEISVPGSEIFTVLAKDGDVGNPNPIRYSFEDGDDGIFSINKTTGCITLLTPSKYLKREVFNIKVKASEVSPEGRLMDHGVTTLVIRVVDLNNNPPTFYGENGPQNMFELTMYEHPPEGEILRGLKITVNDSDQGANAKFNLRLIGPGRMLRVVPQTVLNDAQVTILVEDSAAMDYEKYHFLTYKLLAVEIDTPERFSATADIVIHLLDTNDNAPKFSSDYYIARIPENSPGGSNVVSVTASDPDSGLWGDVKYSIYGSGADLFLIQPSSGIMYTQPWASLDAEVKSKYNFYVKAEDAEGKYSLAEVFVTVLDLNDHPPAFNDNFLEKTMVIGAPVKIEAVDDDAEVPNNVIEYAIMKAEPDNNIFDINTDTGEIMLKSYIKSMAIIQNITKQRDCTWSLVVQARDRGQPSFSTTAVIKIDITEATQLSGGPLGSFLMHNRNKPLQILGMLAGVIILMVVVTVVISTATFMRNKKSNRILPNRRVRRRQPKQPWNIRNPFKVLETPGEKFRVEEEEPEVIVENVNYNNNVTDVVRQWPPPPRAPSLPPPPPTYIPGERQWAVPSVSATVAPKPRKKPYMNRQDTVNSALVSELKMRLEQKRLLKH, encoded by the exons ATGATGAAGAATGTAAGGATATTACATCTGCCactgctttttgtgtttgtacaCCCCTGCCTCG CTTATGCAGACTTTGCCCCTCACTTCTACGACAATGGACCCTACATCTACAATGGGAACCTGGCACTGTTTAGCCTCTCGGAGGATACGGCTGTTG GTACACAGATCTATTGCCTCAACGGGACGGACCCTGAGGGGCAGGATGTGAGGTATGGTCTTTCCTTTGACCCGGGGGCCAAAGAATACTTCAGGATTGACCCCAAATCTGGAAACATCACATTGGTGGAACAGCTGGATAGAGAA AAACAAGATTCTATTGATGTTCTGGTTAGCATCACAGATGGGCAAAGCAGG GTAGTGGAAAGAGTCACAGTATTTGTAATGGATGCAAACGATGAAAAACCTGAATTCCAAAACATGCCAGCAATAATTGACGTCCTGGAA aCAATTGAGTCTGGCATCAGCATCTACAAAGTAGAAGCAGTGGACAAAGACACGGGCTCCGGAGGCTCAGTCACCTACTTCCTTCAG AATCCGCAGTCCACTTTGTTTGCCATTGACAGACATAGTGGTGTCCTCCGTGTCAGATCTGGGGAAATGTTGGACTATGAAAAGACAAAGACCCACTTCGTCACTGTCATTGCAAAG GATGGTGGGGGTAATTTTAATGGCAAGGAGCAGTTCATGTCGTCTTCTGCTACCCTGACAATCAATGTGATCGATGTACAGGACACGCCGCCATCTTTTATCGGGACACCGTATTTCGGCTATGTTTATGAAATCTCAGTGCCA GGATCAGAAATATTCACTGTTCTTGCCAAAGATGGAGATGTGGGAAACCCGAATCCAATCCGCTATTCCTTTGAGGATG GCGACGATGGTATTTTTagcataaataaaacaactggTTGCATCACACTACTGACTCCCTCTAAGTATCTGAAGAGAGAAGTCTTTAACATTAAGGTCAAG GCCTCTGAAGTAAGTCCTGAAGGCAGACTTATGGACCACGGGGTGACCACACTGGTGATCCGTGTGGTGGACCTGAACAACAATCCCCCCACTTTCTACGGAGAGAACGGCCCTCAGAACATGTTTGAGTTGACCATGTATGAGCATCCGCCTGAGGGGGAGATACTCCGGGGGCTGAAAATCACTGTCAACGACTCCGATCAG GGCGCCAATGCTAAATTTAACCTCAGACTGATTGGACCAGGAAGGATGCTGCGAGTCGTCCCGCAGACTGTACTCAATGACGCCCAGGTCACAATCTTAGTAGAAGACTCGGCTGCCATGGACTATGAGAAATACCACTTCCTCACATACAAG CTACTCGCAGTTGAGATCGATACGCCCGAGAGATTCAGTGCCACAGCGGACATCGTCATTCATCTCCTGGACACAAACGATAATGCTCCTAAATTTTCTTCCGATTACTACATCGCCAGAATTCCAGAAAACTCACCCGGCGGCTCCAATGTGGTGTCTGTGACG GCATCAGACCCCGACTCAGGACTTTGGGGAGACGTGAAGTACTCCATCTATGGATCAGGGGCTGACTT GTTCCTGATCCAGCCCTCATCTGGGATCATGTACACACAGCCGTGGGCAAGCCTGGATGCGGAGGTGAAGTCCAAGTATAACTTCTATGTGAAGGCAGAGGATGCGGAGGGAAAGTACAGCCTGGCTGAGGTCTTTGTGACTGTGTTGGACCTGAATGACCACCCGCCCGCATTCAATGACAACTTCCTGGAGAAGACGATGGTGATTGGAGCACCAGTGAAAATAGAG GCTGTAGATGACGATGCAGAAGTGCCAAACAACGTTATCGAGTACGCCATCATGAAAGCCGAGCCAGACAACAACATCTTTGATATCAACACTGACACGGGGGAGATCATGCTCAAGTCCTACATCAAGTCCATGGCCATCATTCAGAACATCACCAAGCAGAGGGACTGCACCTGGTCACTGGTGGTGCAGGCTCGGGACCGcggccagccgtccttcagcaCCACGGCGGTCATCAAGATCGACATCACTGAAGCC ACCCAACTCAGTGGGGGGCCTTTGGGATCATTTTTGATGCACAATAGAAACAAGCCATTGCAAATCCTAGGCATGCTTGCTGGTGTCATTATTCTCATGGTCGTAGTCACAGTCGTCATCTCCACTGCAACATTCATGCGCAACAAAAAGTCCAACCGGATCCTGCCTAACCGCCGTGTGAGAAGGAGGCAACCGAAACAGCCCTGGAACATCAGAAACCCCTTCAAGGTACTAGAAACTCCCGGAGAGAAATTCagagtggaagaggaagagccggAGGTCATCGTGGAGAATGTCAACTATAACAACAACGTGACCGATGTGGTGAGGCAGTGGCCTCCGCCCCCTCGCGCCCCATCTCTTCCCCCTCCGCCGCCCACTTACATCCCGGGGGAGAGGCAGTGGGCAGTGCCGAGCGTCTCTGCAACAGTGGCCCCCAAACCGAGAAAGAAGCCGTACATGAACAGACAGGACACCGTGAACTCAGCGCTGGTCTCAGAGCTCAAGATGAGACTGGAGCAGAAGAGGCTGCTGAAACATTGA
- the cdhr1a gene encoding cadherin-related family member 1a isoform X2, translating to MMKNVRILHLPLLFVFVHPCLAYADFAPHFYDNGPYIYNGNLALFSLSEDTAVGTQIYCLNGTDPEGQDVRYGLSFDPGAKEYFRIDPKSGNITLVEQLDREKQDSIDVLVSITDGQSRVVERVTVFVMDANDEKPEFQNMPAIIDVLETIESGISIYKVEAVDKDTGSGGSVTYFLQNPQSTLFAIDRHSGVLRVRSGEMLDYEKTKTHFVTVIAKDGGGNFNGKEQFMSSSATLTINVIDVQDTPPSFIGTPYFGYVYEISVPGSEIFTVLAKDGDVGNPNPIRYSFEDGDDGIFSINKTTGCITLLTPSKYLKREVFNIKVKASEVSPEGRLMDHGVTTLVIRVVDLNNNPPTFYGENGPQNMFELTMYEHPPEGEILRGLKITVNDSDQGANAKFNLRLIGPGRMLRVVPQTVLNDAQVTILVEDSAAMDYEKYHFLTYKLLAVEIDTPERFSATADIVIHLLDTNDNAPKFSSDYYIARIPENSPGGSNVVSVTASDPDSGLWGDVKYSIYGSGADLFLIQPSSGIMYTQPWASLDAEVKSKYNFYVKAEDAEGKYSLAEVFVTVLDLNDHPPAFNDNFLEKTMVIGAPVKIEAVDDDAEVPNNVIEYAIMKAEPDNNIFDINTDTGEIMLKSYIKSMAIIQNITKQRDCTWSLVVQARDRGQPSFSTTAVIKIDITEAIKSRFVSYFLGLRRRPGAVFGIFFSIVTFAISLTIVISTLIYWNSVKKSRVQAQGKIRKIIRRPVP from the exons ATGATGAAGAATGTAAGGATATTACATCTGCCactgctttttgtgtttgtacaCCCCTGCCTCG CTTATGCAGACTTTGCCCCTCACTTCTACGACAATGGACCCTACATCTACAATGGGAACCTGGCACTGTTTAGCCTCTCGGAGGATACGGCTGTTG GTACACAGATCTATTGCCTCAACGGGACGGACCCTGAGGGGCAGGATGTGAGGTATGGTCTTTCCTTTGACCCGGGGGCCAAAGAATACTTCAGGATTGACCCCAAATCTGGAAACATCACATTGGTGGAACAGCTGGATAGAGAA AAACAAGATTCTATTGATGTTCTGGTTAGCATCACAGATGGGCAAAGCAGG GTAGTGGAAAGAGTCACAGTATTTGTAATGGATGCAAACGATGAAAAACCTGAATTCCAAAACATGCCAGCAATAATTGACGTCCTGGAA aCAATTGAGTCTGGCATCAGCATCTACAAAGTAGAAGCAGTGGACAAAGACACGGGCTCCGGAGGCTCAGTCACCTACTTCCTTCAG AATCCGCAGTCCACTTTGTTTGCCATTGACAGACATAGTGGTGTCCTCCGTGTCAGATCTGGGGAAATGTTGGACTATGAAAAGACAAAGACCCACTTCGTCACTGTCATTGCAAAG GATGGTGGGGGTAATTTTAATGGCAAGGAGCAGTTCATGTCGTCTTCTGCTACCCTGACAATCAATGTGATCGATGTACAGGACACGCCGCCATCTTTTATCGGGACACCGTATTTCGGCTATGTTTATGAAATCTCAGTGCCA GGATCAGAAATATTCACTGTTCTTGCCAAAGATGGAGATGTGGGAAACCCGAATCCAATCCGCTATTCCTTTGAGGATG GCGACGATGGTATTTTTagcataaataaaacaactggTTGCATCACACTACTGACTCCCTCTAAGTATCTGAAGAGAGAAGTCTTTAACATTAAGGTCAAG GCCTCTGAAGTAAGTCCTGAAGGCAGACTTATGGACCACGGGGTGACCACACTGGTGATCCGTGTGGTGGACCTGAACAACAATCCCCCCACTTTCTACGGAGAGAACGGCCCTCAGAACATGTTTGAGTTGACCATGTATGAGCATCCGCCTGAGGGGGAGATACTCCGGGGGCTGAAAATCACTGTCAACGACTCCGATCAG GGCGCCAATGCTAAATTTAACCTCAGACTGATTGGACCAGGAAGGATGCTGCGAGTCGTCCCGCAGACTGTACTCAATGACGCCCAGGTCACAATCTTAGTAGAAGACTCGGCTGCCATGGACTATGAGAAATACCACTTCCTCACATACAAG CTACTCGCAGTTGAGATCGATACGCCCGAGAGATTCAGTGCCACAGCGGACATCGTCATTCATCTCCTGGACACAAACGATAATGCTCCTAAATTTTCTTCCGATTACTACATCGCCAGAATTCCAGAAAACTCACCCGGCGGCTCCAATGTGGTGTCTGTGACG GCATCAGACCCCGACTCAGGACTTTGGGGAGACGTGAAGTACTCCATCTATGGATCAGGGGCTGACTT GTTCCTGATCCAGCCCTCATCTGGGATCATGTACACACAGCCGTGGGCAAGCCTGGATGCGGAGGTGAAGTCCAAGTATAACTTCTATGTGAAGGCAGAGGATGCGGAGGGAAAGTACAGCCTGGCTGAGGTCTTTGTGACTGTGTTGGACCTGAATGACCACCCGCCCGCATTCAATGACAACTTCCTGGAGAAGACGATGGTGATTGGAGCACCAGTGAAAATAGAG GCTGTAGATGACGATGCAGAAGTGCCAAACAACGTTATCGAGTACGCCATCATGAAAGCCGAGCCAGACAACAACATCTTTGATATCAACACTGACACGGGGGAGATCATGCTCAAGTCCTACATCAAGTCCATGGCCATCATTCAGAACATCACCAAGCAGAGGGACTGCACCTGGTCACTGGTGGTGCAGGCTCGGGACCGcggccagccgtccttcagcaCCACGGCGGTCATCAAGATCGACATCACTGAAGCC ATCAAATCCAGATTTGTCTCATACTTCTTGGGCCTAAGGAGACGTCCGGGGGCTgtgtttgggattttttttagcATTGTCACCTTCGCCATTTCACTGACAATCGTCATTTCGACTCTTATATACTGGAACTCTGTGAAAAAGTCCCGTGTACAAGCTCAGGGCAAGATCAGAAAGATTATAAGGAGGCCTGTGCCGTAA
- the chst3a gene encoding carbohydrate sulfotransferase 3a — protein MKTKYAIVFICIVALVIIEKESNILSRVSDKLTQRQIPQQTPQTPLDNSNTTQNGSLAMLKILLSKLTGAMVNYSSMSEEQEDQDPDDSGAYSFSGGRKHILLMATTRTGSSFVGEFFNQHGGNMFYLFEPLWHVERMLTAASEANNGTVSAGIYRDVLQGLFLCDFSPLEKFISPPPQDHVTPALFRRESSLSLCEESVCSPVIKDVFERYHCKTRRCGPVNLTLASESCLSKQHHAIKTVRVHQLETLQPLVEDPRLDVRVIQLVRDPRAILASRMVAFSSKYRTWKAWAQDGQVPEDDEEVKRLRGNCDQIRLSAEVGLRQPRWLRRRYMLVRYEDIARYPMQKAEEMYRFTGIPFSPQAREWILRNTQTTREASGIYSTQKNSSEQAEKWRFNIPFTLAQVVQRVCGPTMELFGYRFVHDESTLMNRSVSLLEEKLFQ, from the exons ATGAAGACCAAATATGCAATTGTCTTCATCTGTATCGTGGCCCTGGTCATCATCGAAAAGGAAAGCAACATCCTGTCTAG GGTTTCTGATAAACTGACCCAGCGGCAGATTCCACAGCAGACCCCACAGACTCCTCTTGATAacagcaacacaacacaaaatggcTCCCTGGCAATGCTCAAAATCCTGCTCTCTAAACTCACCGGTGCAATGGTGAATTACTCCAGTATgtctgaggagcaggaggaccaaGACCCAGATGACTCGGGCGCATACAGCTTCAGCGGCGGCCGCAAGCACATATTACTCATGGCCACAACGCGAACAGGTTCCTCGTTTGTGGGGGAGTTTTTCAACCAGCACGGGGGGAACATGTTCTACCTGTTTGAGCCCCTGTGGCACGTGGAGCGCATGCTGACCGCGGCCTCGGAGGCCAACAACGGAACCGTGTCGGCAGGAATCTACCGGGACGTTCTCCAGGGGCTCTTCCTGTGTGATTTCTCCCCCCTGGAGAAGTTCATCTCCCCACCGCCTCAGGACCACGTTACGCCGGCTCTTTTCCGCAGAGAGTCCAGTTTATCGCTCTGTGAAGAATCGGTCTGCAGTCCTGTAATCAAAGATGTTTTTGAAAG GTACCACTGCAAGACTCGCCGCTGTGGCCCGGTGAACTTGACCCTGGCCTCCGAATCCTGCCTCTCCAAGCAACACCACGCCATCAAAACGGTCCGCGTGCATCAGCTGGAAACGTTGCAGCCCTTGGTGGAGGACCCTCGCCTGGATGTGAGAGTGATCCAGCTGGTCCGAGATCCGCGGGCCATCCTGGCATCCCGCATGGTGGCTTTCTCTTCCAAGTACCGCACGTGGAAGGCCTGGGCGCAGGACGGCCAGGTCCCCGAAGATgacgaggaggtgaagaggcTCAGAGGAAACTGCGACCAGATCAGGCTGTCGGCAGAGGTGGGACTGAGGCAACCTCGCTGGCTGCGGAGACGCTACATGTTGGTGCGCTATGAGGACATTGCCCGCTACCCCATGCAGAAGGCAGAGGAGATGTACAGGTTCACAGGGATACCATTTAGTCCCCAAGCGAGGGAGTGGATACTGAGGAACACTCAGACCACGCGGGAAGCCAGCGGGATCTACTCCACACAGAAGAACTCATCAGAGCAGGCGGAGAAATGGAGATTCAACATTCCCTTCACACTGGCGCAGGTGGTGCAGAGAGTGTGCGGGCCGACCATGGAGCTGTTTGGGTACAGGTTTGTCCACGATGAAAGTACGCTTATGAATAGGTCCGTCAGTTTGCTCGAAGAGAAACTGTTTCAGTAA